TCATAATCAGTTTTCTATCTTACCTGGATTCTCAAAGGCAGGTTTACGAAATCCAACTTTTGTAGAGCTGCCAATGCCAGATGTCGATCCAGCctctcattcattggctgagagcatcagctggacaatctcagccaatgaatgatgcTCTGTGCATCAACATTTGCACAGAGCTGCCATTTGTCAGCCAAGACGCTGCCagaagtggagttacacctccaccaGCAAAGGGGCTAAACTCTGGTGAAACACTGTGAAACACTGCACGTGCAGaccccagacaccatgaccacttcaattaaCTGAAATAGTCATAATGCTTAAAGAAACCCTTTAACGCTCACTGAATTGTTGTGTTCTTTGTAGGAACCTGTAATTTAGGAGAGAAGCTGCTTGGAAAATCCAACAGATCAGTAAACATACAAACAGTGTCTATGCCAATGGTTTAatggggagggaaaaaaaaatgtgttcagttGCCTGTTGTGGACCTATGCTGTGTGGTGCACGTACCTGCTTGGCAAAAAGGAACACCTGGCTAAGAATCAACAAGAACCTTGTTCCAAAGCTTTGGCATGGACAAATATAATCCTTTAATTAGACCATGGTTTGTGggttttgttttaaacaaaagaaacaatttttatttttggatacatCAGTTCAGGCAGACAATTACCATTAAGTAGGCTGTAATTCCATACGGACAAACACAGACGACATACTCCTTTATCAGATAACGAACCGTGTGAAAATAAGTCTGGGCACAGGAGAGTAACTGCGCATTTTACTTTTAGATTCTCCTGATATATGGACAATTCAAATACAGGAagcgtaaaaataaataaatcagaaaatcCTTCTAAAGTTCTTTAATATTTGACAAATTTGTGAGATTTGTTTGTGGAAATGGGAATTAAATTCTTGACGGAAAACTGGTAGTTGAATTCAGATGGAGCACCACCACTAGTTTTAAAAGGGTTTAATGCCAGCAGATCTATTTCTTACAGGAACTCGGGAATTAATAGATAATAAATACTGTTCGCAACAAATGTGCTATATTCTTTTTAggttattttttttcatgatttgggGCTTAGAACAGTTAAATaattttccaatataaaatatatttttagaggATCTTAGCATTAAAATAATATGCTATTTGGGACATTCGACCATGGAAACAGTTTTGGGCAGTTACAAAGGCTGTCATATGTGGGTGGAAGATCAGGGAAGAATCAGTCACTTCGGTCTTATCTCTCACCATCAAAATCTCATTAAGATCACTTGGAACTTatgcagactgcttttttttcttcttctttttaggTTTCTCTGTTTCAGTTGGAGAGTCCCCGTCCTTCTCATAACTGTGCTCAGGTCTCTCTTCCCTattccttttgtttttctttttccgtTTTTGGGGTTTATCATCTCCAAATTCATTGTCCGATGCTTGTGCATCGTCTTCCTCCCCATTGCATTTGGTGTCCTCAGATTTTATCTCCTTGGATTTTACCTTCTTCTTCTTGGATTTTTTCTTTGGCAGTTGACTTTTTGAAGCAGTTTGGTTGAATTCATTTTCTAAATTTTCTATGACTTCAGGCTCTTTTAGACAATCAGATTCAATATTGCCATCTTGTTTGTTCCGTTTCTTCTTTTTGGACTTTTGTTTTGTGTCTTCAGAAGAATTCTCAGAGGAATCTACCAAACGTTCCTTGGTTTTCAGAGGTGCTGATTGTGTTCTGTTGGCTTGGGATTTCTTAAATTCAGCCATACGCTTGGCAAAATACTCATTCACTGATAGGGCGCTGGTCACCGTGTTTGCAGGCTCATAGTCCTCTGAGGGTCTCTGATCTTTGGCCTGTTCATCAGACTCAACTTCAGACTCCTCCTAAAACAAATCGAGAGAGCGTGTTAAATATTGAGATAGAATATGTACATACAGACATTTAGTCTGTGTTTTATAACCAACATTAAAAACTGGAAAATTCAACAGTCTCCATTTTTGACCAGTAAATCAATTTATAAGAAGAGGTAAATATATAAATCAGACCAAAACCACATTATTACATTAGTAGCCCATCACAGGTTATTAATGGCAAAATAAATAAGCTTTATTAAATTTTTGTACTGACATGGAACAAAGACAACATCCTGATTCTAAGTGTTTTGTTGGGACTATCGATGATACAAAGTTGCGCACCCTGCTGTTTAAAGGGAAACGgtcatttttctggatttttaaatatgtttttcgcttatatttaaaaattacaCGTTTatgaggtctgaaaaataaagtgaaatgtagaaattcacacttCCCAATTAtaaacaagttataggtgattttcaacgttttattcaatggtgtgatTTTCCCTGTAAAGTAAATATCTATATTTTCTATGATTAGACACAGTAGTgttatgtaataaataaatattttgcttaTTCAGTAAGCGTTTTGAGTCCAATTACGTTTCATACGTGTCAAAACATGAAAACCAAATATTTCGAACTCACCTAAACAATTGTCAGCTTACAAACCATAATCTTTCCTATTTAATATATCTTAATATCACTATTAACACTGTAAAATCGCTGACTGTGTCTCTTTAAGCAACCCAGAGACGCCATGTTTGTTAAATCAGTTCTTGGATATCTCTTCAAGATATCTTGGGACTAATGTGCCAAAAAGTCCATGGACATCAATAGAAAATGCTGTCTCAATATATTCCTGAGATAAACCAATATTACATTTCTGTAACCAAGGAATAGTAATGTTAGAGCAGAGTCACTCCAGAGCTAGTCATATTAGATAACTCAAAATACTGTATCACTGAGCAAAGTGTCAACCCTCTGATATTCGTGTAACTTGTGAAAACTTTGGCAAAAAAAACTGCATTCCTACGGATGATGATGCAGAAAGAAATTCATGGATACCTGACCATGCATCAGATCGCTAAGTTGGAGAGGGGCAGTTGTAGCACAGGGACAATTCTTCCTCTGGCAAGCTTTCAGAAATAAAGGCAAATAcatcccacaaaaaaaaaagagtttataACATGCTTTATGTGTTTCTTACATTTCAGCACTTGCTCATAAGCAATATCCAATCCAATATCCAGTACAAGTAAGTACTGCTAACGAATAAGTTCCCAAAGGTGTGAAATGCGTCAAGCACGATACAATTACTTTCTGTCAGTTTAATTTCTCCCTGTGTATAATGACTGTCATTTGTGCTACCGACTTTGACTTCCTTCATATGGACCAACAACTAATGATCAGGAACGACATTACCATTTCAAAAAGGCATCTTTCCTAAATGtatgaaagaacaaaaaaaataattaaaaaattaaaaccaaaaacctcACAATCTCCTCCCTTCAATTCTATAAAACAATTAAGGAAGGCTGGAATTACCACACAGGATTGCTTGGATAGTTTCAGAAATGTCGATTGGTAGATAAAGATTGTAGTTTTTGATACGGTTTCCAGTGATTCCATGCCTAGTAAGTCCCAGAGTACAGAATGCTGACACAAAGAACTGAGATTTTGTAGGACATGTAGGACACCATGGGCGAGATACAAAGGATTACTGCTACTAACGTAATGCAATCATGCCAAAACAAGAGTCTTTGCAAATGCATAAAATTGTGATCCCTTGCCATGCCAGTCTTGCCATGGCTGCTGTTCTGCCCTTGGATGAGTTCATCATTACTGATAATATCAAGCAACCCAATACTTCTCCAGAGAGAAGCATTAGTGGGCCTACTGTGCGGCAATCTAATCGACAagcagcatctcttcatagagatacattatacCAATGCATCTCAAAAGAGCGGCAAATGTCAGCCCTGTAACAAAGCATCTCTAAGGGCTGTCTGAGAACTAGCCACTAGACAAATTCAGAGAAAAGACTAGGTATACAGGGGAGAGACTCTTTACACCAacactactacattaagctggactagttttggtgcttagagaacAATTTTCAccacaaaattattttaatataataattcatcaggttttgagaagaaataggattttttttttttttttttttttaaacaaagtatatgtacaaaaacaaaacaaaaaacagcaccCAAGGTGACCTAAGGTGCATAGATACGGCTGAAGGAGACTATCATATACTAAAGTGgggatgtatttttatttatttcttttttacataaaaaaataaaaataaaatctagctCCTTTCAAATTGAAAGAATTAGTATGAGGATGTCATTTAGGAGCATACCGCtttgcattaaaaacaaaattacaaaattagaAATATACAGGTGAGCGCGAAAATAGGAGTTAAATTTCAACTCTAGCTTATGACATACttctaaatacaaacacaaagaaaTGCAGAGAGTACGGTACACACAGTGCGGGTTTTGGCTCTCCTTTACTGTATAGTGTTAGTACATTGGTGGGTGCTGCGGACCCTCAATTTTCCACCAAACTCCCTCCTTTACAAAGCCCAATGTACAGTGAAAATTGCCAATCACCCGGCACTCCCAAACACCAGAAACTGCCAACACCCGGCTCCATTTACTCTTCTTTCTATTACGAATTCCAATTTTGACAGGTTAATTACTGTAACTGACTCCTGATATGAAGTAATGCTTCTGTATGATTTCTTAGCAGCATTAAAACACTACCCTCACTTCTAAACCCCCTCTCTGCTCTTGGCTTTacccaacatttttaaaaagacatTTTGATCCTAGAAACAAGAtcaccccccccactcccccggtCACAAACTTTTATTTCGATAAGAAATGCAATAAGTACGGGCCAGTGCGCACAAAGCTAACAGGGCATGGAGACAAGCAGAACGGTGCCAAGCCTAGGAAACTATTCAGTGCCATGAGAGCTAATGGGGAAACATTAATCATTCGGAGGTCCTAGTAGATGCCAGCTCAGTGCCCTGCGCTACCACACTGTCTGCGGTGCCTGCTGTTTAGTCATGGCAACATTTTAATAGCTACTGGTATCTAGCTAATCCACAGCACAGGCTATTAAACAggttagatatatacacataacaTCCACAGACTAGAAATTTTCAAGGTAAAAATGCCTCCCCACCCTTCCGAAAGACGTTAcctgaaaaaaaattctaaatcttAAACATAGCAATCTCTGCAGAGACGATTGACAAAGTGAATGAGCAAACATGCACAATTCTCCCAACATAATGGAGAATATTTTCGGTTTACAGCAGGTGTTTTTTTAAGAATTACATATTTTGattcattatttatataaatgtattgaaCATAAGTTGCAAATCCAAACCAAGAATCTCGCGGTTTCTTTAACCTccatttaaagttacagtgtgtatgttatatctgtctgtgtgtatgttacgaTTCTGTGCGTATTGTCTGCATTGTACATCACAGGAATTCCGGACCATAGTCTGTATTGTTATGCAGTGTCACTTGTGTTGTGTGTTAGATCATTTCATTTGGttaaagtttgtgttttttttttttattaagggtgaGACATTTGCTGATATGACGTATCTGGCAGAGAGTTATACATTACCAACTGGCATGAATGGGAATGCTAGGGAGCTCTACAGACTGTCTCAATGTGAGGGTTAAATGAATGTCTGCAGTGACGGTTACTGATGGTGGTGCTCTTTCTGCCATCGGGGGCACTGGGGAGAATCAGCTTGTATATACACCTACAGGATGAAGCAACAAgtaaacacacacttacacttacagaCTAAGAAGTACATGTGTGATGGGCAGTCACATCAACTGTAGTCTCATGAGACACAATAGCAGAAATTAAAGGGATAATcgaagcaccaaaataactttagcttaatgatgcagttttggtacaaacatcatgcctctgaagttttaggagctaaatcacttttgtttcggtttatgcagccttagccacacctcccctggctgtgactgacagcctgcatCAAACATGGTtttgttttcaatcagatgtgacagAACAGTGcgttttttcttagtttttttaaaattgaatCTCCTGTTCAgtcaattgaactttaatcatacacttACTCCTGCAGGGTCTACAAGGCTATTAACCATGCGATTCTAAATTAACCAGAATGTGCAATAAGGGagatttaaacattagatgtctctttacaggaagtttgtaggaaggctgtgtgagtaacagccaggggaggtgtggctagggctgcataaacaagctgatttaactcttaaacggcagagaattgagcagtgagacctcATGGGCATGGTCTAtatactaagctaaagttgtttttgtgtttaGAGTGTCCCTACATCTAAAACATGACAAAGCACTAGATGACTGAATGGGTTTTCCCATGATATGGTACACTGGGTGCTAGATACAAATTAATGAAATACTTAATCTAAAATGTAGATTGACCTTAAACAATTATACCTCAGTACCAGAACCTGAAGAGTAGCAGAAATATACAACATGAGAAATTTTTTAGATTCAGGGCCCGCACttcattagtaaaaaaaaaaaaaaaaaaaaggaagagcaTTAGTGGAGCTGTAGTCCAGCACTGGGATAATCTCCTCTCTGCAGTTGCTCCTCCAACAATGAGATTATCAGTCATGGTGGTCacagtccaatccaatgctttttgaGTATCAAGGCATACAGTGCATGCGCAGCAGTCACCGCAATCAGACTATCCATTGCTTCTTAGAGAGACGCACTGGATGTATGTGGCTTCATCACACGTTACGGAAATGTCTCGATAAATATTACAGTTTCAGCAAAAttcttacaccctgttccaa
This region of Pelobates fuscus isolate aPelFus1 chromosome 2, aPelFus1.pri, whole genome shotgun sequence genomic DNA includes:
- the PINX1 gene encoding PIN2/TERF1-interacting telomerase inhibitor 1, which gives rise to MAMLAEPRKKQKWSVDPRNSAWSKDESKFGQKMLEKMGWSKGKGLGAQEQGSVDHIKVQVKNNSFGLGASVKHEDNWIAHQDDFNQILAELNDCHGTPDPELSQDNEKKTFSLEEKSKSSRKRVHYMKFAKGKDLSCRTDTDLACIFGKREKSKKTTQQEESEVESDEQAKDQRPSEDYEPANTVTSALSVNEYFAKRMAEFKKSQANRTQSAPLKTKERLVDSSENSSEDTKQKSKKKKRNKQDGNIESDCLKEPEVIENLENEFNQTASKSQLPKKKSKKKKVKSKEIKSEDTKCNGEEDDAQASDNEFGDDKPQKRKKKNKRNREERPEHSYEKDGDSPTETEKPKKKKKKKQSA